Proteins encoded together in one Larus michahellis chromosome 4, bLarMic1.1, whole genome shotgun sequence window:
- the CYP2R1 gene encoding vitamin D 25-hydroxylase isoform X3, giving the protein MDCNENDPESTYSRENLIFSVGELIIAGTETTTNVLRWAVLFMALYPNIQGQVQKEIDLVIGPNKMPALEEKCKMPYTEAVLHEVLRFCNIAPLGIFHATSKDTVVRGYSIPEGTTVITNLYSVHFDEKYWSNPEVFFPERFLDSSGQFVKKEAFIPFSLGRRHCLGEQLARMEMFLFFTSLLQRFHLCFPHGVIPDLKPRLGMTLQPQPYLICAERR; this is encoded by the exons ATGGACTGCAATGAAAATGATCCGGAGTCTACATATTCaagagaaaacttaattttctctgttgGAGAACTCATCATAGCTGGGACAGAAACCACAACAAATGTTTTAAGATGGGCAGTGTTATTTATGGCACTTTATCCAAACATTCAAG GTCAAGTTCAAAAAGAAATCGATTTAGTCATTGGCCCAAACAAAATGCCTGCCTtagaagagaaatgcaaaatgccGTACACTGAGGCCGTTCTACATGAAGTTCTAAGATTCTGTAATATAGCTCCACTAGGTATTTTTCACGCAACTTCCAAAGATACTGTTGTGCGTGGTTACTCTATTCCTGAAGGCACTACAGTCATTACAAACCTCTACTCAGTTCATTTCGATGAAAAATACTGGAGCAACCCAGAAGTCTTTTTTCCTGAGAGGTTTTTGGACAGCAGCGGGCAGTTTGTCAAGAAAGAggcatttattcctttttctctag GAAGAAGACATTGTCTTGGAGAACAACTAGCTCgaatggaaatgtttttgtttttcacttcattACTACAGCGATTTCACCTATGTTTTCCTCATGGAGTGATTCCAGATCTCAAACCAAGGTTAGGCATGACATTACAACCACAGCCGTACCTCATCTGTGCGGAAAGACGGTGA
- the CYP2R1 gene encoding vitamin D 25-hydroxylase isoform X1, with product MWPAAAGSGPGAAAASGGAACALLLLLLLLLALVVRQLLKQRRPPGFPPGPAGLPLIGNIHALGAEQPHVYMRRQSQIHGQIFSLDLGGISAIVLNGYDAVKECLVHQSEIFADRPSLPLFKKLTNMGGLLNSKYGRGWTEHRKLAVNTFRIFGYGQRSFEHKISEESMFFLDAIDTYKGRAFDIKHLITNAVSNITNLIIFGERFTYEDTEFQHMIEIFSENIELAASASVFLYNAFPWIGILPFGKHQQLFKNAAEVYDFLHELIERVSENRKPQSPRHFVDAYLDEMDCNENDPESTYSRENLIFSVGELIIAGTETTTNVLRWAVLFMALYPNIQGQVQKEIDLVIGPNKMPALEEKCKMPYTEAVLHEVLRFCNIAPLGIFHATSKDTVVRGYSIPEGTTVITNLYSVHFDEKYWSNPEVFFPERFLDSSGQFVKKEAFIPFSLGRRHCLGEQLARMEMFLFFTSLLQRFHLCFPHGVIPDLKPRLGMTLQPQPYLICAERR from the exons atgtggccggcggcggcggggagcggcccgggcgcggcggcggcgagcggcggcgccGCCTgcgccctcctcctgctcctgctgctgctgctggccctggtggtgcggcagctgctgaagcagcggcggccgcccggcttcccgcccggccccgcggggctgccccTCATCGGCAACATCCACGCCCTGGGCGCGGAGCAGCCGCACGTCTACATGCGGCGGCAGAGCCAGATCCACGGGCAG ATCTTCAGTCTCGATCTTGGAGGTATATCTGCAATTGTACTGAATGGCTATGATGCAGTAAAAGAATGCCTCGTTCATCAAAGTGAAATTTTTGCAGATAGACCATCTCTTCCCTTGTTTAAGAAGCTCACAAACATGGGAG gcttACTGAACAGTAAATATGGCAGAGGATGGACAGAACATCGCAAATTAGCTGTAAATACCTTTCGAATTTTTGGATATGGTCAAAGGTCCTTTGAACACAAAATTTCAGAAGAATCTATGTTTTTCCTTGATGCCATTGATACGTACAAAGGCAGAGCATTTGATATTAAGCACTTGATAACAAATGCTGTTTCAAACATTActaatttgattatttttggaGAACGTTTTACGTACGAAGATACTGAATTTCAGCACATGATTGAGATTTTTAGTGAAAATATTGAATTAGCTGCTAgtgcttctgtatttttatataatgcTTTTCCTTGGATTGGTATCTTGCCATTTgggaaacaccagcagctgtttaaaaatgcagctgaagTCTATGACTTTCTTCATGAGCTTATTGAACGTGTCTCTGAAAATAGGAAGCCTCAGTCACCTCGACATTTTGTAGATGCATATCTAGATGAGATGGACTGCAATGAAAATGATCCGGAGTCTACATATTCaagagaaaacttaattttctctgttgGAGAACTCATCATAGCTGGGACAGAAACCACAACAAATGTTTTAAGATGGGCAGTGTTATTTATGGCACTTTATCCAAACATTCAAG GTCAAGTTCAAAAAGAAATCGATTTAGTCATTGGCCCAAACAAAATGCCTGCCTtagaagagaaatgcaaaatgccGTACACTGAGGCCGTTCTACATGAAGTTCTAAGATTCTGTAATATAGCTCCACTAGGTATTTTTCACGCAACTTCCAAAGATACTGTTGTGCGTGGTTACTCTATTCCTGAAGGCACTACAGTCATTACAAACCTCTACTCAGTTCATTTCGATGAAAAATACTGGAGCAACCCAGAAGTCTTTTTTCCTGAGAGGTTTTTGGACAGCAGCGGGCAGTTTGTCAAGAAAGAggcatttattcctttttctctag GAAGAAGACATTGTCTTGGAGAACAACTAGCTCgaatggaaatgtttttgtttttcacttcattACTACAGCGATTTCACCTATGTTTTCCTCATGGAGTGATTCCAGATCTCAAACCAAGGTTAGGCATGACATTACAACCACAGCCGTACCTCATCTGTGCGGAAAGACGGTGA
- the CYP2R1 gene encoding vitamin D 25-hydroxylase isoform X2, with translation MWPAAAGSGPGAAAASGGAACALLLLLLLLLALVVRQLLKQRRPPGFPPGPAGLPLIGNIHALGAEQPHVYMRRQSQIHGQIFSLDLGGISAIVLNGYDAVKECLVHQSEIFADRPSLPLFKKLTNMGDAYLDEMDCNENDPESTYSRENLIFSVGELIIAGTETTTNVLRWAVLFMALYPNIQGQVQKEIDLVIGPNKMPALEEKCKMPYTEAVLHEVLRFCNIAPLGIFHATSKDTVVRGYSIPEGTTVITNLYSVHFDEKYWSNPEVFFPERFLDSSGQFVKKEAFIPFSLGRRHCLGEQLARMEMFLFFTSLLQRFHLCFPHGVIPDLKPRLGMTLQPQPYLICAERR, from the exons atgtggccggcggcggcggggagcggcccgggcgcggcggcggcgagcggcggcgccGCCTgcgccctcctcctgctcctgctgctgctgctggccctggtggtgcggcagctgctgaagcagcggcggccgcccggcttcccgcccggccccgcggggctgccccTCATCGGCAACATCCACGCCCTGGGCGCGGAGCAGCCGCACGTCTACATGCGGCGGCAGAGCCAGATCCACGGGCAG ATCTTCAGTCTCGATCTTGGAGGTATATCTGCAATTGTACTGAATGGCTATGATGCAGTAAAAGAATGCCTCGTTCATCAAAGTGAAATTTTTGCAGATAGACCATCTCTTCCCTTGTTTAAGAAGCTCACAAACATGGGAG ATGCATATCTAGATGAGATGGACTGCAATGAAAATGATCCGGAGTCTACATATTCaagagaaaacttaattttctctgttgGAGAACTCATCATAGCTGGGACAGAAACCACAACAAATGTTTTAAGATGGGCAGTGTTATTTATGGCACTTTATCCAAACATTCAAG GTCAAGTTCAAAAAGAAATCGATTTAGTCATTGGCCCAAACAAAATGCCTGCCTtagaagagaaatgcaaaatgccGTACACTGAGGCCGTTCTACATGAAGTTCTAAGATTCTGTAATATAGCTCCACTAGGTATTTTTCACGCAACTTCCAAAGATACTGTTGTGCGTGGTTACTCTATTCCTGAAGGCACTACAGTCATTACAAACCTCTACTCAGTTCATTTCGATGAAAAATACTGGAGCAACCCAGAAGTCTTTTTTCCTGAGAGGTTTTTGGACAGCAGCGGGCAGTTTGTCAAGAAAGAggcatttattcctttttctctag GAAGAAGACATTGTCTTGGAGAACAACTAGCTCgaatggaaatgtttttgtttttcacttcattACTACAGCGATTTCACCTATGTTTTCCTCATGGAGTGATTCCAGATCTCAAACCAAGGTTAGGCATGACATTACAACCACAGCCGTACCTCATCTGTGCGGAAAGACGGTGA